In the Deinococcus budaensis genome, one interval contains:
- a CDS encoding ABC transporter ATP-binding protein, with product MTHQGEVLLAVNGLKTYFNTDDGVVKSVDGVTFHLNKGETLAVVGESGSGKSVTSLSIMRLIPMPPGKIEGGEILFTGKDGVQKNLVDLPEAAMRKIRGNDISMIFQEPMTSLNPVYTVGDQIAEAVMLHQGKNKREAMGVATDMLRFVGIPAPEKRVNEYPHQMSGGMRQRVMIAMALSCNPALLIADEPTTALDVTIQAQILDLMRKLQRDIGMSILFITHNLGVVAEMADRVVVMYGGRVVEEGDVVEIFKAPRHPYTMGLLNSIPRTGDAARLPGEPKARLEAIPGNVPNPLNLPPGCPFEPRCKFAVEACREAVPPLFDTGGGHMARCIRWQEFEQAQQEVTA from the coding sequence ATGACCCATCAGGGTGAAGTTCTGCTGGCCGTGAACGGCCTGAAGACGTATTTCAACACCGACGACGGTGTGGTGAAAAGCGTGGACGGGGTGACCTTTCACCTCAACAAGGGTGAGACGCTGGCGGTGGTGGGCGAGTCCGGCTCGGGCAAGAGCGTGACCAGCCTCTCGATCATGCGCCTGATCCCGATGCCGCCGGGCAAGATCGAAGGCGGCGAGATTCTCTTTACCGGCAAGGACGGCGTTCAGAAGAATCTGGTGGACCTGCCCGAAGCGGCCATGCGCAAGATTCGCGGCAACGACATCTCCATGATCTTTCAGGAGCCGATGACCAGCCTCAACCCGGTGTACACGGTGGGCGACCAGATCGCCGAGGCCGTCATGCTGCACCAGGGCAAGAACAAGCGCGAGGCGATGGGCGTGGCGACCGACATGCTGCGCTTCGTGGGCATTCCCGCGCCTGAAAAGCGCGTCAACGAGTACCCGCACCAGATGTCCGGCGGCATGCGCCAGCGCGTGATGATCGCCATGGCCCTCTCGTGCAACCCGGCCCTGCTGATCGCCGACGAGCCGACCACCGCGCTCGACGTGACCATCCAGGCGCAGATTCTGGACCTGATGCGCAAATTGCAGCGCGACATCGGCATGAGCATCCTCTTTATCACCCACAACCTCGGCGTGGTGGCCGAGATGGCCGACCGCGTGGTCGTGATGTACGGCGGGCGCGTGGTCGAGGAAGGCGACGTGGTGGAAATCTTCAAGGCCCCGCGCCACCCCTACACCATGGGACTGCTCAACTCGATTCCCCGCACCGGAGACGCCGCTCGCCTGCCCGGTGAACCCAAGGCGCGCCTGGAAGCCATTCCCGGCAACGTGCCCAACCCGCTGAACCTGCCGCCCGGCTGCCCCTTCGAGCCGCGCTGCAAGTTCGCGGTCGAGGCCTGCCGTGAGGCCGTGCCGCCGCTGTTCGACACGGGCGGCGGCCATATGGCCCGCTGCATTCGCTGGCAGGAATTCGAGCAGGCGCAGCAGGAGGTGACCGCATGA
- a CDS encoding ABC transporter permease encodes MTTAMNPTPAAAAVQSQSLYQIAWRQFRKHPLARWGMFILGLLYLSALLAPFLSPYTATEYRSDEGRISWAPPTRVHFRTPEGQITRPFVYGVTREVDLETFRDRYVEDPNTRYPVRFFVQRPEQPYRLLGLIPSNVRLFGVDEPGRIFLWGTDNLGRDQFSRVLYGGQFSLSIGLIATVISVILGLILGGMAGYFRGWVDTLIMRLVEVLVAVPELFLLITLRALFPQDISPLVVMYFIIAILAVVGWGGIARTVRSQLLSTRELDYVQAAQALGANDSRIIARHMLPNSLSYIIVAVSLIIPGYILLESGLSFLGIGLVEPFSSWGTLLRVAQDGGFESFTGRPWVLIPGIFIFLAVIAWQFVGDGLRDAFDPRKRQ; translated from the coding sequence ATGACGACCGCAATGAACCCCACTCCCGCCGCCGCCGCCGTGCAGTCCCAGTCGCTCTACCAGATCGCCTGGCGGCAGTTTCGCAAGCACCCCCTGGCCCGCTGGGGCATGTTCATTCTGGGGCTGCTGTACCTCTCGGCGCTGCTGGCGCCTTTCCTCTCGCCCTACACCGCCACCGAGTACCGCAGCGACGAGGGCCGCATCTCCTGGGCGCCGCCCACCCGGGTCCACTTCCGGACGCCGGAAGGCCAGATTACCCGGCCTTTCGTGTACGGCGTGACCCGCGAGGTCGATCTGGAGACGTTCCGCGACCGGTACGTGGAAGACCCCAACACGCGCTACCCGGTGCGCTTTTTCGTGCAGCGTCCCGAACAGCCCTACCGTCTTCTGGGGCTGATTCCCAGCAATGTGCGGCTGTTCGGGGTGGACGAACCCGGGCGCATCTTCCTGTGGGGCACCGACAACCTGGGCCGCGACCAGTTCAGCCGGGTGCTGTACGGGGGGCAGTTCAGCCTCAGCATCGGCTTGATCGCCACCGTCATCTCGGTAATCCTGGGCCTGATTCTGGGCGGTATGGCGGGGTACTTCCGCGGCTGGGTGGACACCCTGATCATGCGTCTGGTCGAGGTGCTGGTCGCGGTCCCGGAACTGTTCTTGCTGATCACGCTGCGCGCCCTGTTTCCGCAGGACATCAGCCCGCTGGTCGTGATGTACTTCATCATCGCCATCCTGGCGGTCGTAGGCTGGGGCGGGATCGCCCGCACGGTCCGCAGTCAGCTGCTGAGCACCCGCGAACTCGACTACGTGCAGGCGGCGCAGGCGCTGGGCGCCAACGACAGCCGCATCATCGCCCGGCACATGCTGCCCAACAGCCTGAGCTACATCATCGTGGCGGTGTCGCTGATCATTCCGGGGTACATCCTGCTGGAAAGCGGCCTGTCGTTTCTGGGCATCGGGCTGGTCGAGCCGTTCTCCTCGTGGGGCACGCTGCTGCGGGTGGCGCAAGACGGCGGCTTCGAGAGCTTCACCGGCCGCCCCTGGGTGCTGATTCCGGGCATCTTCATCTTCCTGGCGGTGATCGCGTGGCAGTTCGTCGGTGACGGCCTGCGCGACGCCTTCGATCCCCGCAAGCGGCAGTAA
- a CDS encoding ABC transporter permease — MIRRLLQLIPTFLISTVVLFAIVQAAPGDFLTQLSQNPRITAERLDQLRSIYRLDQPVIVQYWTWLTNFLQGNLGESFAANQPVWELAAPRLWNSLILVLISTVLAYGLGIAIGVYGALRPYSLADRLISVFAYFGLGIPSFFFGLLVIFGMVTLKQNTGWDVPIVGKSSGALQDPSPLRYAWDVFLYALAPSIVLALRSIAGESRFIRGQMLEVMGQDYIRTARAKGLGANKITYKHAFRNASLPLVASLGGLLPALIGGAGFIEVVFAWPGVTPLLLDSLATQDLYVVISITALSTVLYIVGNMVSDILLAAVDPRIRFS, encoded by the coding sequence ATGATCCGCCGCTTGCTGCAACTGATTCCCACCTTCCTGATCTCCACGGTGGTGCTGTTCGCCATCGTGCAGGCTGCGCCGGGCGACTTCCTGACCCAGCTGAGCCAGAACCCGCGCATCACCGCCGAGCGGCTCGACCAGCTGCGCTCGATCTACCGGCTCGACCAGCCGGTCATCGTGCAGTACTGGACCTGGCTGACCAACTTCTTGCAGGGCAATCTGGGCGAGTCGTTCGCGGCCAACCAGCCGGTGTGGGAACTCGCGGCCCCCCGGTTGTGGAACAGCCTGATTCTGGTGCTGATCTCCACGGTGCTGGCGTACGGCCTGGGCATCGCCATCGGGGTGTACGGCGCGCTGCGGCCCTACAGCCTGGCCGACCGGCTCATCTCGGTCTTCGCCTACTTCGGGCTGGGCATTCCGTCCTTTTTCTTCGGCCTGCTGGTGATTTTCGGAATGGTCACCCTCAAGCAGAACACCGGCTGGGACGTGCCCATCGTCGGCAAGTCGAGCGGCGCGCTGCAAGACCCCAGCCCGCTGCGTTACGCCTGGGACGTCTTTCTGTACGCGCTGGCCCCCAGCATCGTGCTGGCGCTGCGCTCCATCGCGGGCGAGAGCCGCTTTATCCGCGGCCAGATGCTGGAAGTGATGGGGCAGGACTATATCCGCACGGCGCGGGCCAAGGGGCTGGGCGCCAACAAGATCACCTACAAGCACGCCTTCCGGAACGCTTCTTTGCCGCTGGTGGCGAGCCTGGGTGGCTTGCTGCCCGCCCTGATCGGCGGCGCGGGCTTTATCGAGGTCGTGTTCGCGTGGCCGGGCGTGACCCCGCTGCTGCTCGACTCGCTCGCCACGCAAGACCTGTACGTGGTGATCAGCATCACGGCGCTGTCGACGGTGCTGTATATCGTCGGCAACATGGTGTCCGACATTCTCCTGGCGGCCGTCGATCCGCGCATCCGGTTTAGCTGA
- a CDS encoding ABC transporter substrate-binding protein, whose product MKKALFVALALAAGSAVAAPYVHPANQSVSKATDAKTGGTLRLTVAGDFDTFNPLVAQGRPNIPELTDAGGLFTVDPYTYEYEGYMAQSFTQSPDKRTFTFTLRPELRWSDGQAITADDFISAFKIYAADEESNLYSYMSDNGKPVTFRKLGDRQLSITFPRATVQNLETISYLSPLPDHIFGRAFGNGGAAGVKAVRALWEINTDPSKLVVSGPFKVASYRRGERLTLTKNPQFGAWNKDSAGKALPYLDGLQYAVVKDQNAQLATFLAGNSDLHAPTNRDQLAQIVAAKNGGKLNVEVLANAGPAAAVDFLYFNWNKSSSPFKQTLFRNPRFRQAMSQLVNREQIIDQVLGGLGVAAYTSVYPLYSEWVAPNVDKYKFNPAAAAKTLDALGFTRRGADGIRVDSKGNRLSFTLNTNSENTRRQQIARIFADEAKKIGVEVKTSFVPFNQLLEVVYPESDAAKLNRQFDAAITGLGGGGFINPVGVASVFECGGDLNGYNQSSRCIAPWETQQLNLFYKSTAEFDQAKRRAIANQIQRLQVENQGLIYILSQNSHYAWDSKVQGEYPKKIATPLWASSYFGTRNIALTWLNR is encoded by the coding sequence ATGAAGAAAGCCCTGTTTGTTGCGCTCGCTCTGGCGGCCGGTTCTGCCGTCGCTGCGCCCTACGTCCACCCCGCCAACCAGTCGGTGAGCAAGGCCACCGACGCCAAGACTGGCGGCACGCTGCGCCTGACCGTCGCGGGCGACTTCGACACCTTTAACCCCCTCGTGGCTCAGGGCCGTCCCAACATCCCCGAGCTGACCGACGCGGGCGGCCTGTTCACGGTTGACCCCTACACCTACGAGTACGAGGGGTACATGGCGCAGAGCTTCACCCAGTCTCCGGACAAGCGCACCTTTACCTTCACCCTGCGCCCCGAACTGCGCTGGAGTGACGGCCAGGCGATCACCGCCGACGACTTCATCTCGGCGTTCAAGATCTACGCTGCCGACGAGGAGAGCAACCTCTACTCGTACATGAGTGACAACGGCAAGCCGGTGACCTTCCGCAAGCTCGGTGACCGCCAGCTGAGCATCACCTTCCCCCGCGCGACCGTGCAGAACCTGGAGACCATCTCCTACCTCAGCCCCCTTCCCGACCACATCTTCGGCCGGGCGTTCGGCAACGGCGGCGCGGCGGGCGTCAAGGCCGTGCGCGCGCTGTGGGAAATCAACACCGACCCCAGCAAGCTGGTCGTCAGCGGGCCCTTTAAGGTGGCGAGCTACCGCCGCGGCGAGCGCCTGACCCTGACCAAGAACCCCCAGTTCGGCGCGTGGAACAAAGACAGCGCGGGCAAGGCCCTGCCGTATCTCGACGGCCTTCAGTACGCCGTCGTGAAGGACCAGAACGCCCAGCTCGCCACCTTCCTGGCCGGCAACAGCGACCTGCACGCGCCCACCAACCGTGACCAGCTCGCCCAGATCGTGGCGGCCAAGAACGGCGGCAAGCTCAACGTGGAAGTGCTGGCCAACGCGGGTCCTGCTGCCGCCGTGGACTTCCTGTACTTCAACTGGAACAAGAGCAGCTCTCCTTTCAAGCAGACGCTCTTCCGCAACCCCCGCTTCCGCCAGGCGATGAGCCAGCTCGTGAACCGCGAGCAGATCATCGACCAGGTGCTGGGCGGCCTGGGTGTGGCGGCCTACACCAGCGTGTACCCGCTGTACAGCGAGTGGGTCGCGCCGAACGTGGACAAGTACAAGTTCAACCCCGCCGCCGCCGCCAAGACGCTCGACGCGCTGGGCTTTACCCGCCGCGGCGCCGACGGCATCCGCGTGGACTCCAAGGGCAACCGCCTGAGCTTCACGCTGAACACCAACAGCGAGAACACCCGCCGTCAGCAGATCGCCCGCATCTTTGCCGATGAGGCCAAGAAGATCGGCGTGGAAGTCAAGACCAGCTTCGTGCCCTTCAACCAGCTGCTGGAAGTCGTCTACCCCGAGTCCGACGCGGCCAAGCTCAACCGCCAGTTCGACGCGGCGATCACCGGCCTGGGCGGCGGCGGCTTCATCAACCCGGTGGGCGTGGCCTCCGTGTTCGAGTGCGGCGGCGACCTGAACGGCTACAACCAGAGCAGCCGCTGCATCGCGCCCTGGGAGACCCAGCAGCTCAACTTGTTCTACAAGAGCACGGCCGAGTTCGACCAGGCGAAGCGCCGCGCCATCGCCAACCAGATTCAGCGCCTCCAGGTCGAGAACCAGGGCCTGATCTACATCCTCAGCCAGAACTCCCACTACGCCTGGGACAGCAAGGTGCAGGGCGAGTACCCCAAGAAGATCGCCACTCCGCTGTGGGCCAGCAGCTACTTCGGGACGCGCAACATCGCGCTGACCTGGTTGAACCGGTAA
- the secG gene encoding preprotein translocase subunit SecG, translating into MILTLFIVLFALVCVGLVFFVLLQVPKQAGLSASMASGGSLLGGRGVEGGLIRVTSVLGGLFMLLALLISFVSR; encoded by the coding sequence ATGATCCTGACGCTCTTTATCGTCCTCTTTGCCCTGGTGTGTGTGGGCCTCGTCTTTTTCGTGCTGCTTCAGGTGCCCAAGCAGGCCGGGCTGTCGGCCAGCATGGCCTCGGGCGGTTCGCTGCTGGGCGGGCGTGGGGTAGAAGGCGGCCTGATTCGCGTCACCAGCGTGCTGGGCGGCCTGTTCATGCTGCTGGCCCTGCTGATCAGCTTCGTCTCGCGCTGA
- the purD gene encoding phosphoribosylamine--glycine ligase has product MRVLVVGGGGREHAVVDACQRAGHEVLCTPGNPGIAAQARLLSSDQDPASLADLAAREGVDVVIVGPEGYLTAGLVDACQARGVPAFGPTRAAARLESDKAWSKAFMRRHGIPTADHRSFSTLGEALAYVATHPLPVVVKDAGLRAGKGVTIAHTLGEAQEALRGIFGQPDAQAVLETFMTGQEVSVLALTDGERYALTPPSQDHKTIHEGDTGPMTGGMGVVCPFPLEETQLAGICARIIEPALAGLRAEGLPFCGVLYAGLMLTPGGPSVVEFNARFGDPEAEAVLPLLVSDLAQHALDAARGQLDPATVRFQDSASAVVILAAPGYPAEPQRGIPLRLPAPLPGATIYHAGTAEQGGQLVSAGGRVLAVTATAPTLNAALGRAHALADRVDFPGAQRRRDLGARIGARPEAPPPGV; this is encoded by the coding sequence ATGCGCGTCTTGGTCGTGGGCGGTGGGGGCCGCGAACACGCCGTCGTGGACGCCTGCCAGCGTGCGGGCCACGAGGTGCTGTGTACGCCCGGCAACCCCGGCATCGCCGCGCAGGCCCGGCTGCTGAGCAGCGACCAGGACCCCGCCTCGCTGGCCGACCTCGCCGCGCGCGAGGGGGTGGACGTGGTGATCGTCGGCCCGGAAGGCTACCTGACCGCCGGGCTGGTGGACGCCTGCCAGGCGCGGGGCGTGCCCGCCTTCGGCCCGACCCGCGCCGCCGCCCGCCTGGAAAGCGACAAGGCCTGGAGCAAGGCCTTCATGCGGCGCCACGGCATCCCGACCGCCGACCACCGCAGTTTCTCCACGCTGGGAGAGGCGCTGGCGTACGTGGCCACCCACCCGCTGCCGGTGGTCGTCAAGGACGCGGGCCTGCGCGCCGGAAAGGGCGTGACCATCGCGCACACCCTCGGGGAAGCCCAAGAGGCGCTGCGCGGCATCTTCGGCCAGCCGGACGCCCAGGCGGTGCTGGAGACCTTCATGACCGGTCAGGAGGTCAGCGTGCTGGCCCTGACCGACGGCGAGCGCTACGCCCTGACCCCGCCCAGCCAGGACCACAAGACGATTCACGAGGGCGACACCGGGCCGATGACCGGCGGCATGGGCGTGGTCTGCCCCTTTCCGCTGGAGGAAACCCAGCTGGCGGGCATCTGCGCCCGGATCATCGAGCCTGCGCTGGCTGGGCTGCGGGCCGAGGGTCTGCCCTTTTGCGGGGTGCTGTACGCGGGGCTGATGCTCACGCCGGGGGGGCCGAGCGTCGTGGAGTTCAATGCCCGCTTCGGGGACCCCGAGGCCGAAGCGGTGCTGCCGCTGCTGGTGTCGGACCTCGCGCAGCACGCGCTGGACGCCGCCCGGGGTCAGCTTGACCCGGCCACGGTGCGCTTCCAGGATTCGGCCAGCGCCGTCGTGATTCTGGCCGCGCCCGGCTACCCGGCCGAGCCGCAGCGGGGCATTCCGCTGCGGCTGCCTGCCCCTCTGCCCGGCGCGACGATCTACCACGCGGGCACCGCCGAGCAGGGCGGGCAACTCGTGTCGGCAGGAGGCCGCGTGCTGGCCGTCACGGCGACCGCACCCACCCTGAACGCGGCGCTGGGCCGCGCGCATGCCCTGGCCGACCGGGTGGACTTTCCCGGTGCCCAGCGGCGGCGCGACCTCGGCGCCCGCATCGGCGCGCGGCCCGAGGCGCCGCCGCCCGGCGTTTGA
- a CDS encoding MBL fold metallo-hydrolase — translation MSAPEQLDLHFQEVPGVIAAYVLDTGDGLAVVDVGPASTLPALEAGLTALGASLSDVRHVLLTHIHLDHAGATGTVLDRSPRARAYVHERGAAHLSRPERLMASAGQIYGDQMERLWGEMRPTHPERLRVLSGDETLRLGGLEVRPLYTPGHAVHHLAYHVGDDLFVGDVGGIRLDARQTPRAPTPPPDIDLPAWRRSVQTLRGIDARRLHLAHFGGYAQTQAHWDGLLARMEQDAERVRAGLEAGEALEAVTGRFTDELWTELRAEGADLPDRYGFACPPWMSVQGLARYWQRAAVRSSAARDSG, via the coding sequence GTGAGCGCGCCGGAGCAGCTCGACCTGCACTTTCAGGAAGTGCCCGGCGTGATCGCGGCCTACGTCCTCGACACCGGCGACGGCCTGGCGGTCGTGGACGTGGGACCCGCCAGCACCCTGCCTGCGCTGGAGGCGGGGCTGACGGCGCTGGGCGCGTCGCTGTCCGACGTGCGGCACGTGCTGCTGACCCACATTCACCTCGACCACGCGGGGGCCACCGGCACGGTGCTGGACCGCTCGCCCCGGGCGCGGGCGTATGTCCACGAACGCGGGGCGGCCCACCTCTCGCGCCCCGAGCGGCTGATGGCGAGCGCGGGGCAGATCTACGGCGACCAGATGGAGCGTCTCTGGGGCGAGATGCGGCCCACCCATCCGGAGCGGCTGCGGGTCCTGAGCGGCGACGAGACGCTGCGGCTGGGTGGCCTGGAGGTCCGGCCCCTCTACACGCCCGGCCACGCGGTCCATCACCTCGCCTATCACGTGGGGGACGACCTGTTCGTGGGCGACGTGGGCGGCATCCGGCTGGACGCCCGTCAGACACCCCGCGCCCCCACCCCGCCGCCCGACATCGACCTGCCCGCCTGGCGCCGCAGCGTGCAGACCCTGCGCGGGATAGACGCCCGCCGACTGCATCTGGCCCACTTCGGCGGTTACGCGCAGACGCAGGCGCACTGGGACGGCCTGCTCGCCCGCATGGAACAGGATGCCGAGCGGGTACGGGCCGGTCTGGAGGCGGGGGAAGCCCTGGAGGCGGTCACCGGACGTTTCACGGACGAGCTGTGGACCGAGCTGCGTGCCGAGGGCGCCGACCTCCCGGACCGCTACGGCTTCGCCTGCCCCCCCTGGATGAGCGTGCAGGGTCTGGCGCGTTACTGGCAGCGGGCCGCCGTGCGGAGCAGTGCCGCGCGGGATTCCGGCTGA
- a CDS encoding substrate-binding periplasmic protein, producing the protein MTRSRTLPLLTATLIALLAAPHAGARTFAQIKASGVLRVATPGDLPPFTMHEAGRFRGYEPELLEAVAAGLGVRVEFRMAPASDLIKLLQDDQVDVAIGGLGITSTRENKVDFTVPTACAGVSVVSFDPKLQKHTDLVGKTIGVPSGSIMHSYVQKLPFEKKVNIYPSTGDVIYAVISKAVDATFAYTVMAPAAKRMFPKATFSFGPELWSVPLGMMVREDNTSTRAALNTGITRYLQTNSYAFLTAKHFSKDVRCKS; encoded by the coding sequence ATGACCCGTAGCCGTACCCTGCCTCTCCTGACCGCCACCCTCATTGCCCTGCTGGCCGCGCCGCACGCCGGGGCCAGAACCTTCGCGCAGATCAAGGCCAGCGGCGTGCTGCGGGTGGCGACCCCCGGCGACTTGCCGCCCTTCACCATGCACGAGGCCGGGCGCTTCCGGGGCTACGAACCCGAGCTGCTGGAAGCCGTCGCCGCTGGCCTGGGCGTGCGTGTAGAGTTCCGGATGGCGCCCGCCAGCGACCTGATCAAGCTGCTGCAAGACGACCAGGTGGACGTGGCCATCGGGGGGCTGGGCATCACCAGCACCCGCGAGAACAAGGTGGACTTCACGGTGCCCACGGCCTGCGCGGGCGTCTCGGTGGTGTCTTTCGATCCCAAGCTGCAAAAGCACACCGACCTGGTGGGCAAGACCATCGGCGTGCCCAGCGGGTCGATCATGCACTCCTACGTGCAGAAGCTGCCCTTCGAGAAGAAGGTCAACATCTACCCCAGTACCGGCGACGTGATCTACGCCGTGATCTCCAAGGCGGTGGACGCCACCTTCGCCTACACCGTGATGGCGCCCGCCGCCAAGCGGATGTTCCCCAAGGCCACCTTTTCCTTCGGCCCGGAGCTGTGGAGCGTGCCGCTGGGCATGATGGTGCGCGAGGACAACACCTCGACCCGCGCGGCGCTGAACACGGGCATCACCCGCTACCTCCAGACCAACAGCTACGCTTTCCTGACCGCCAAGCACTTCAGCAAGGACGTGCGCTGCAAGAGCTGA
- a CDS encoding RNHCP domain-containing protein, with protein sequence MSARRFTVQGTNNAFVCAHCGAQVQPLRNGSVRNHCPACLHSRHVDVQPGDRASDCGGVMAPVGLEQSGKKGWVIVHRCLKCGFAGRNRAALDDPAQPDSWDVMVALSRRPPV encoded by the coding sequence ATGAGCGCGCGGCGCTTTACCGTTCAGGGAACCAACAACGCCTTTGTCTGCGCGCATTGCGGGGCGCAGGTGCAGCCCCTGCGCAACGGTTCGGTCCGCAACCACTGCCCCGCGTGCTTGCACTCGCGCCACGTGGACGTGCAGCCCGGCGACCGCGCCAGCGACTGCGGCGGCGTGATGGCCCCGGTGGGCCTCGAGCAGAGCGGCAAGAAAGGCTGGGTGATCGTCCACCGCTGCCTGAAGTGCGGGTTCGCGGGACGCAACCGCGCCGCCCTCGACGACCCCGCGCAGCCGGACAGCTGGGACGTGATGGTGGCCCTCAGCCGCCGCCCGCCCGTGTGA
- a CDS encoding gamma carbonic anhydrase family protein encodes MPLYALDGVSPDVHPTAFLAPSADLAGQVRVGAQASVWFGVVARGDIEAIVIGTRCNVQDGAVLHTDAGHPCTLEDGVTVGHRAVVHGAHCAAGSLVGMGAVMLSGSRLGRGAVLAAGALLREGQEVPDGMLAVGVPARVVRPTAPPGNAGRYVEQAARYRAGLAPVPPPGPPAPAGEAP; translated from the coding sequence ATGCCGCTCTACGCCCTCGACGGAGTCTCGCCCGACGTTCACCCGACCGCCTTTCTCGCGCCCAGCGCCGACCTCGCCGGACAGGTGCGGGTCGGGGCGCAGGCCAGCGTGTGGTTTGGCGTGGTCGCGCGCGGCGACATCGAGGCCATCGTGATCGGGACGCGCTGCAACGTGCAGGACGGCGCCGTGCTGCACACCGACGCGGGGCACCCCTGCACCCTGGAGGACGGCGTGACGGTCGGGCACCGCGCGGTCGTGCACGGGGCGCACTGCGCGGCGGGCAGCCTGGTCGGTATGGGCGCCGTGATGCTCAGCGGCTCGCGCCTGGGCCGGGGCGCCGTGCTCGCCGCCGGGGCGCTGCTGCGCGAAGGTCAGGAGGTTCCCGACGGGATGCTGGCGGTCGGCGTGCCTGCGCGGGTGGTGCGCCCCACCGCGCCCCCGGGCAACGCCGGGCGCTACGTGGAGCAGGCGGCCCGCTACCGCGCGGGGCTGGCGCCGGTGCCCCCCCCGGGGCCGCCTGCTCCCGCCGGGGAGGCCCCGTGA
- a CDS encoding cold-shock protein, whose translation MAQGRVKWFNVEKGYGFIEHPGNPDVFVHYSAIQSGGFRKLNEGDEVEFEVEAGQGGKGPQARNVVVTNAAPAPVGDRSGSRW comes from the coding sequence ATGGCTCAGGGTCGTGTGAAGTGGTTCAACGTCGAAAAGGGGTACGGGTTCATCGAGCATCCGGGCAATCCCGACGTGTTCGTGCATTACAGCGCCATCCAGAGCGGCGGCTTCCGCAAGCTCAACGAGGGTGACGAGGTCGAGTTCGAGGTCGAGGCCGGGCAGGGGGGCAAGGGTCCCCAGGCCCGCAACGTGGTCGTGACCAACGCCGCGCCTGCCCCGGTGGGTGACCGCAGCGGCAGCCGCTGGTAG
- a CDS encoding YjgN family protein produces the protein MTDAPPPAPLGRHDRPSGEAGAAAPGGDGGAPQQPASPVTAATVTTHPLSFTGQAGEYFRIWIVNTALTVVTLGLYLPWARVRQRRYFYGHTWLDGQNFDYTARPAALLRAYLLVGAFFLAYSLALNLQFSGWEYVAGVIAAAYLLLYPWLVMKSLRFLAASTTHRGLAFRHHGRPGGSYLAYGVGNVAAALSAGLALPWGWFMQRRYQVEHAAYGTARATFRGDVGDFYLIGLTGLAVGVGGGLLLGAPLVAALAVALGGADLPLPDLGSSGLTLALVAGAYLLVLGLYAVAWQYVRAATLRLVLNHVEVGGVVRTGATFRPWTLVWIGVSNAVVQALTLGLATPWAAVRRARYVTQGIQVRALVPLGSFCADVAPGENALGEAATELLDINLGF, from the coding sequence ATGACCGACGCGCCGCCTCCCGCTCCGCTGGGCCGACACGACCGACCTTCCGGGGAGGCGGGCGCGGCGGCCCCGGGCGGAGACGGCGGGGCGCCGCAGCAGCCCGCCTCTCCGGTGACCGCCGCCACGGTCACCACCCACCCGCTCTCGTTTACCGGGCAGGCGGGCGAGTATTTCCGCATCTGGATCGTGAACACGGCGCTGACGGTGGTGACGCTGGGGCTGTACCTGCCGTGGGCGCGGGTGCGGCAGCGGCGCTACTTTTACGGCCACACCTGGCTGGACGGGCAGAATTTCGACTACACCGCCCGCCCGGCCGCGCTGCTGCGGGCCTACCTGCTGGTGGGGGCTTTTTTTCTGGCCTACAGCCTGGCGCTGAACCTGCAATTCAGCGGCTGGGAGTACGTCGCGGGCGTGATCGCGGCGGCCTACCTGCTGCTTTACCCCTGGCTGGTGATGAAGTCGCTGCGCTTTCTGGCGGCCAGCACCACCCACCGGGGGCTGGCCTTCCGGCACCACGGACGGCCCGGCGGCAGCTACCTCGCCTACGGGGTGGGCAACGTCGCGGCGGCGCTCTCGGCGGGGCTGGCGCTGCCCTGGGGCTGGTTCATGCAGCGGCGCTATCAGGTGGAGCACGCGGCCTACGGCACCGCCCGCGCGACTTTCCGGGGCGACGTGGGCGACTTTTACCTGATCGGGCTGACCGGGCTGGCTGTCGGCGTCGGGGGCGGGCTGCTGCTGGGCGCTCCGCTGGTCGCGGCGCTGGCGGTGGCGCTGGGAGGGGCAGACTTGCCATTACCCGACCTGGGCAGCTCGGGGCTGACGCTCGCGCTGGTCGCCGGGGCCTACCTGCTGGTGCTGGGGCTGTACGCGGTCGCCTGGCAGTACGTGCGCGCGGCGACCCTGCGGCTGGTCCTGAACCACGTCGAGGTGGGCGGGGTGGTCCGCACCGGGGCCACCTTCCGGCCGTGGACGCTGGTGTGGATCGGCGTGTCCAACGCCGTGGTGCAGGCGCTGACGCTGGGGCTGGCGACCCCCTGGGCGGCGGTGCGCCGGGCGCGCTACGTGACGCAGGGCATCCAGGTGCGCGCGCTGGTGCCGCTCGGCTCCTTTTGCGCCGACGTGGCGCCCGGCGAAAACGCGCTGGGCGAGGCGGCCACCGAACTGCTCGACATCAACCTGGGCTTCTGA